The following proteins are co-located in the Bosea sp. AS-1 genome:
- a CDS encoding heavy metal translocating P-type ATPase — MADHQRHAGHRHDDHSHHHGHFDGTGHVKDPVCGMTVDPATAKHRAAHAGQAYFFCSAACRDKFEADPEAYIGEKPTAPAAKHASEGTIYTCPMHPQIRQSGPGNCPICGMALEPEVATAQEGPSAELVDMTRRFWVGLALALPVFALEMGGHVVDLHMLLNQQSSNWLQLILATPVVLWAGWPFFQRAWASLVNRSLNMFTLIAMGTGVAWAYSVVATVAPNLFPETLRSTEGAVAVYFEAAAVITVLVLLGQVLELRAREQTGGAIRALLDLVPKTARRLRNDGEDEDINLDAVHVGDRLRVRPGETVPVDGELIEGRSSIDESMVTGESMPVTKEVGAALIGGTLNTTGGFIMRAGKVGSDTMLARIVSMVAEAQRSRAPIQRLADQVSGWFVPLVIVIAIVAFAAWMAFGPEPRFAHGLVAAVAVLIIACPCALGLATPMSIMVGVGRGAHLGVLIKNAEALERFEKVDTLVVDKTGTLTEGKPRLIGLKPVGAITESELLRLAASLERASEHPLAAAIVGAAKERGLTLAEARDFDSPVGKGVTGTVEGRALVIGSHRIMSEAGIGTAAQAAEAEALRAEGGTVIFVAIDGRVAGLLVIADPVKQTTPRAIESLKAAGIRVVMLTGDNRTTAQAVARRLGIDEVEAEVLPEDKSAVVNKLRTQGRVVAMAGDGVNDAPALAAADVGIAMGTGTDVAIESAGVTLLKGDLEGIHRALQLSRATMSNIRQNLFFAFIYNAAGVPVAAGVLYPVFGLLLSPIIAAAAMALSSVSVIGNALRLRAVPLR; from the coding sequence ATGGCAGATCATCAGCGTCACGCCGGTCATCGGCACGACGACCATTCCCATCATCACGGCCATTTCGATGGAACGGGGCATGTGAAAGATCCGGTCTGCGGAATGACCGTCGACCCTGCGACAGCAAAGCATCGTGCCGCCCATGCTGGGCAGGCCTATTTCTTCTGCTCCGCCGCCTGCCGGGACAAGTTTGAGGCGGATCCGGAGGCCTATATCGGGGAGAAGCCGACGGCGCCTGCGGCAAAACATGCGTCCGAAGGCACGATCTATACCTGCCCGATGCATCCCCAGATCCGCCAGTCGGGGCCTGGCAACTGCCCGATCTGCGGCATGGCGCTCGAACCGGAAGTCGCGACGGCTCAGGAAGGACCCAGCGCCGAGCTCGTCGATATGACACGCCGATTCTGGGTGGGGCTCGCGCTCGCCCTGCCGGTGTTCGCGCTGGAGATGGGTGGGCATGTCGTCGACCTACACATGCTGCTTAACCAGCAGAGCTCGAACTGGCTGCAGCTGATCTTAGCGACGCCGGTCGTGCTCTGGGCTGGCTGGCCGTTCTTCCAGCGGGCCTGGGCCTCGCTGGTTAACCGCAGCCTGAACATGTTCACGCTGATCGCGATGGGCACCGGTGTCGCCTGGGCCTACAGCGTCGTCGCGACCGTCGCTCCGAACCTGTTCCCGGAAACGCTCCGCTCCACGGAAGGAGCGGTCGCAGTCTATTTCGAGGCGGCGGCCGTGATCACCGTCCTGGTGTTGCTGGGCCAGGTCCTCGAATTGCGAGCCCGGGAGCAGACTGGCGGTGCTATCCGGGCCTTGCTCGACCTCGTGCCGAAGACCGCCCGGCGGTTGCGCAACGACGGCGAGGACGAGGACATCAATCTGGACGCTGTCCATGTCGGGGACCGCCTGCGGGTCCGCCCGGGCGAAACGGTTCCGGTCGATGGCGAACTGATCGAAGGCCGCAGCTCGATCGACGAATCCATGGTCACGGGCGAATCGATGCCGGTCACCAAGGAGGTCGGCGCGGCCCTGATCGGCGGCACGCTCAATACCACCGGCGGTTTCATCATGCGCGCCGGCAAGGTCGGCAGTGACACCATGCTGGCTCGGATCGTCTCGATGGTGGCGGAGGCTCAGCGTTCGCGAGCACCGATCCAGCGCCTGGCCGACCAGGTGTCCGGCTGGTTCGTTCCGCTCGTCATCGTCATCGCCATCGTCGCTTTCGCCGCCTGGATGGCGTTCGGGCCGGAGCCCCGCTTCGCGCATGGGCTCGTCGCTGCCGTCGCCGTGCTGATTATAGCCTGTCCCTGCGCGCTCGGCCTGGCGACGCCGATGTCGATCATGGTTGGGGTCGGACGTGGCGCACATCTCGGCGTGCTGATCAAGAATGCCGAAGCGCTGGAGCGCTTCGAGAAGGTCGATACCCTCGTGGTCGACAAGACCGGCACGCTGACCGAAGGCAAGCCGCGGCTGATCGGGCTGAAGCCGGTCGGTGCGATCACCGAGAGCGAGCTGCTGCGGCTTGCGGCCTCGCTTGAGCGGGCGAGCGAGCATCCGCTCGCCGCAGCGATTGTCGGCGCTGCGAAGGAGCGCGGCCTTACCCTGGCCGAGGCGCGGGATTTCGACAGCCCGGTCGGCAAGGGGGTGACCGGGACGGTCGAGGGCCGTGCGCTGGTGATCGGCAGCCACCGGATCATGAGCGAAGCCGGCATCGGCACGGCTGCGCAGGCCGCCGAGGCGGAGGCGCTGCGTGCGGAGGGCGGCACCGTGATCTTCGTCGCTATCGATGGCCGCGTCGCCGGGCTGCTGGTGATCGCCGATCCGGTCAAGCAGACCACCCCGAGGGCGATCGAGTCCCTCAAGGCCGCCGGAATCCGGGTGGTGATGCTGACGGGTGACAACAGGACCACGGCGCAGGCGGTGGCGCGCCGGCTCGGCATCGACGAGGTCGAGGCCGAGGTCCTGCCCGAGGACAAGAGCGCGGTCGTCAACAAGCTGCGCACGCAAGGCAGGGTGGTCGCGATGGCCGGCGACGGGGTGAACGACGCCCCAGCGCTGGCGGCGGCGGATGTCGGCATCGCCATGGGCACGGGCACCGACGTTGCGATCGAAAGCGCGGGCGTGACCCTGCTCAAGGGCGATTTGGAGGGCATCCACCGCGCGCTCCAACTCAGTCGGGCGACGATGAGCAACATCCGGCAGAACCTGTTCTTCGCCTTCATCTACAATGCGGCGGGCGTTCCGGTGGCCGCGGGCGTGCTCTATCCGGTCTTCGGGCTGCTGCTGTCCCCGATCATTGCCGCGGCGGCGATGGCGCTGTCCTCGGTGAGCGTGATTGGTAATGCGCTACGTCTACGTGCCGTGCCTCTTCGGTAA